In the genome of Opitutia bacterium KCR 482, one region contains:
- a CDS encoding transposase has product MHAQTVSPFGSLACGKISFALRLNCKQAQEEVKWNRKLTYPLRKRGDRLKAEERERLEKFFVNNPAIKLAYEFKERLCELLNRKHQTAKECKRNIRELKTMMKQMKYEATQEFERIAETISDWFAPIIRMWRFTKNNGITEGFHRKMKLIQRMAYGYKNFQNYRLRVLVLCGVFH; this is encoded by the coding sequence TTGCATGCGCAAACCGTCTCGCCCTTCGGGTCTCTTGCCTGCGGCAAAATCTCATTCGCGCTTCGCTTGAATTGCAAACAAGCCCAAGAAGAGGTAAAATGGAACAGGAAACTGACCTACCCATTGCGAAAACGTGGAGATAGGTTGAAAGCCGAAGAGCGAGAGCGATTGGAAAAGTTTTTTGTGAACAATCCCGCGATAAAGCTGGCTTACGAGTTTAAGGAAAGATTGTGCGAGCTGCTGAACAGGAAACATCAAACGGCAAAGGAATGTAAGAGAAATATAAGAGAACTGAAAACAATGATGAAACAGATGAAATACGAAGCGACACAAGAGTTTGAGAGGATAGCAGAAACCATAAGCGACTGGTTTGCGCCGATAATCCGCATGTGGAGATTTACGAAAAATAACGGGATAACGGAAGGCTTCCACAGGAAAATGAAACTAATACAACGAATGGCTTACGGTTATAAAAACTTCCAAAATTACAGATTGAGGGTCTTGGTTCTATGCGGCGTCTTTCATTAA